Genomic DNA from Lactuca sativa cultivar Salinas chromosome 8, Lsat_Salinas_v11, whole genome shotgun sequence:
GTATCCCTTTCGATCCTGAGCGCGTTGTGAGAGAATTAGAGCTCCTTGTTCATTTGTGGTGTGATTTAGCTAAGGAGGAAAGGGTTTCCAGCAAGAAGGGGGCAAAAGGACTTCATTCCAGAGAGCTTTCAGCTTGAATCATCATCTTTGAGGTATAAACTCGAGTCCATTCTCGTATTTTGTTGTTATggttgaatttagggtttcttcatgtTTTATTTAGCTTGGATCTAGAGTAAGAGAGGTCCCATGGTGAAATGATTCATAGATCTGGAACCTAAGAGGTCCAGAGGATCCCTTCCATTCGGCTTTATGCCTTCCCCTTGGGGTAATGAGCTAGAGTTGTCATGAAATGAGGGATTTCACTCAAATGAGCATAGAGGACCTTGCATGAGGgcccaagattcgacctttacgaGATTATGGACTATAGGGAagctagatctatggattggaggagcagatctaacctcagaaggtcagatgaatgttgtcatgggagcaagtcgccgagtccataagtagactcgacgagtcgagtcggggttgccccgcgattcgttgccgagtaactcgacgagtgaagagggaactcgtcgtgtctGAGAGGTTTAAAAGGATTCAGAGAActcgcatggactcgccgagtcactcgtatgaactcgacgagtcgggtaaaagtttgaccgttgacttttgttgacttttagggtttggtcaacaatggggcctttgtgccaagagaggggtaaaatggtcttttactcttCTGAGGGTGCTAAGAGAGgcttgagtctagtctcgaggattatatttatgagagtatttactttatgtgattaggcagaggctagaccctatttctaccgagtcagagatttaccgagacatccgaggtgagtcttctcactatacgttacctagagtggtattatgtgttgaccagagggtcttatgtgctaagtatgagattatgtgctatgtgatatatgtatgttgtatgatcttatagaccggaccgaagggtccaacgatacagaccggaccggagggtccaacgatacagaccaggctagagggcccaacgagctatgaccggaccagagggtccaacgagctatggtactggagggtcccgctgagacacaacgACCGAAGGGTCGTGCTATAGCCTCgagggcgtatgtgttgtatgtggtattttggggaactcactaagcatttatacttacagttgttgtgttatgtgtttcaggtactagcgaagaccgtgggaaggcgccgacgtgaacCGCACACACAGAGTGGATATTTGTTTATGATCTTGGGAATATGTTTTGAGTAATAACAATGGTGAAATACTCTTTTGAGAATGTTTTTAAATgtaatttggttgttgaaaaatgaaaaatttgttttgaaaactatgttgttacagATAAGCTCGAAtataatacgttttataaaatTAACAAATGAAAGTTATTATAGGTGACCCGTCTCATacgtaaaaataaaaaactacatCGAAACATAAAAAAACTCGAATGTAAACCGACAATTTTATATAAAAACCATGtgatttctttttaaaaaaatttaatgaaAGAAAGTCGAAATGCTGGCCATCTTGAATTATATcgacaaatatataaaaataaacacggaaaatagttttttttagtttaacGAATAGAAGttattaataaaaatcaaattatattaatACGGGGTTAAAcacaaatatttaaaaaatagaaGGGTGAAAGTAACATTTTTCAAAATTCAAAGTACTATTTTAAAAACTAAAGGGGTGGAAAAGTCACAAACATAGAaagattacataaatggtccatatggtttaccTATAGTCATAAATTCAGTCTTTGTTACTTGAAAATACCAAAATACTCACACACTAACGGATAAAAAATGGTCATTCATACAAGTTTTGAAAAACACAGGAACCATGTTcatccaaaaaaattaaaaaaaactgaGTTTATGACATTTGATAAACCATAAgatattttatagttttttttaaaatatattcctAACCGATTTTTCTGTTattaaaaagtttgatttttttaCCAGTTAATAAAACCAGTTTACTTTGTGCACCTATACTTTGTTATGCAAGTTTAACTATAACCCTATAACCCACAGAGGCACAGATCTTGACCCTGCCCAATATATGATTACTTTCATATTGGGCTTATGTTTGTCAGCCCATTTGGTAATCCAGCCCGTTCAAAGATTAAAACGGGGTCGTCAACAGACAACAGACGCAGCAAATAATAAGAGCTGCGTACCCCGTTTGGCCTTCATCTGCTCAAATCATATAGAACCCTAGCGGACGCATCGAGCTCGCGATTCCTCTTTAAATGTTTAACGATTGAGGTAATTTTCGCAAAACCAATTTTTTGTTACCCACACAAGTTTATATATTTATGCGATTAGATTTCTGTTTGGATTTACGGAGCAAATGTATAATTGACAAAAATGCCAGGGTTTCATGTATTCTAGTctgttttttaatttataaagagATATTTTCTGTTTTATCAAGCGCGATTCTGATCATGTTGACTTTCAAATAGCAATCCATCAGTTAAAAGAAATATATAGATGCACAGTGATATCCGATATATCAAGCAATTCACTCGATCTAACTATGAGGTTCATATAGCTTGCGATTCTATGAAGAGAATAATTTCTGTGCCAAATTTCAACAAAAATCCATGttcaaattcttttctttctgaatcgTGCTTCAGTCTAATTGAAAGAATAATACATATCGAGTGAAAGTTACTGTGAATAATTATTTTACCCCCACATCATTAATCAGTttgcttaaaattttgaaaaaaaaaaaaagaacttaaGGAAACAGCTATAAAGAGGGAATTAGCAGCTTTTTGGAGTTAAGCACTTAGCAGGATTGTCATCAAGATCACTTCCTGTAGATGGTAACTTTTTCTGTCCTGTTAGTATCATATCATGCTTTCTGCTTTCATTATCTTCATATCACAAAATACAAAATCTATTAATGCCTGTAATTACTTATGCAGGACAAAGATAACAATATCATTTTTGATGGAAACAGTGAAAGCCGACTATATGTAGGCAACCTTGATATGAGAATAACAGAGTAAGCAAAGACATACATATCCTTTCCTATCAACATTTTAATACATAATTACATACCccattgtttttttgttttttttttttttaattataattcaTTATGATGATTCACAGAGGCGCTCTCATAAAAATGTTCTCCCCATTTGGAAAAATCGTGTTTGAGGATTTCCTTTGGCATACTCGCGGCCCAAAACGAGGCGAGCCACGTGGCTATGCATTTGTCCAGTTCAGCACCATGGAGGTAACTTATAGACcgttcaatttttttttgtttcgttGGTACCAGTCAGTACATGTCAAATGCAGTACAACCTGTTCTGTCATTTATATATCTATATTGGTTTGACAAATTTctgatttttttcatttaaagtgAGTATGCAGGAAGCTAAACTGGCCAAGGAGAAAATGCATGGGAAATTGGCATGTGGAAGGCCTTTAGTAGTGCGACTTGCTAAAGAGAAGTACTTGATGGAAATGGCTGAAAAATCaggtggtagtggtagtggtagtggtagtggtagtggtagtggtagtgaGTCAAATGGATTGGGTAACGGGTCGGGTCAAATGGCCCGAAGTGCAAAAATAGCTGCAATAAAGAACAAATTGAAGGCCATGGAAGAAAGTGATCATGTTACAAAGAGACAGAAACAAAAGTAGAAAGATAATGCAAGTTGTGTTTTTAGGATTTGTATGAGTAATGGATCTGTCTCGATAAAGTATTGTATACATTTACTCTTATATTCCAAAAAACAAATCTCACAATATTGAGTAGTTATAATAATATTTGTTAAATTTAAGGTGAAAGGAgttgaaaggaaaaaagaagtAAGATACTGAAAAAGCTCCATAATGCTaaaatttcattaaaaaaaaaattaatgtaaaCGGTTATTGAAAGAACTTTGGATTTAGAGAATGtttctaaaatatattttttatcaaataaaattaaTGAAAAACTTATGTGTTAATTAGGCTATGATATAATACATTAAGATAGACTAATGAGAAACGGGAGATAACCTTATGAATGTTCAAAGTGACACCGTTTATTCATTTCGGAAGGGAAACAACAAAATGGAGACCTTGTTAAATGGTCAAAATGACGTTGTTTTCCTACGTCATTCGTAGACTTGCAAAATGATCAAAAGATGTCTTTCAAAACACATTACTCAACCATACAATTTCTAAATAGGTCTCTAAAAATGATGTGTCCACTCGCTATTGAGAAATGTGTTTTTTTAATTAGAATATCATTATTATGTTTTACATCTCACATTATCAAATAGACCCTTAAAATGTCTTTCGCAGTAGCCACCTAGTTTCTCAACTAACCAATTGAGAAACGGTGTAACATTTACAAAATGCATTTTTATTTACGAGAAAATGACGCAACTGCCTTATTATGTATTTTGACTTTACCCATTTAGTCATTTAACTTATTTTCGTGTTTTGTAAGGGAATAAACTCTTGAATAACCTGTGTTTGTAGTCCCTCTAACCTATATTAGCCGGTAACATATGCCACTTAAACATTTATCTATTTAAAACTCAATCATTTTGACCATTTTTCTAGAGGGATGTCTACTCCTTGTTCTCGGCTTCAATTTTGACCATTTTTCTAGAGGGGTGTCTCCTTATTCAGCTCCGAAGCTTGCATTTTGTCTTCAAAGAAAGACAAAGGTCAAAATGGCAATGGCCAAACATTGCATTAATACCACTTTTGATTCATCGCTCTCTTTGTAGTGAAGGGCTTTGTAGcacttggttcctggtatgtaaaatttatctaagtattttgcatttttagccttggactcggcgagttgtaggcccgactcgccgagtagagtcggggtatggaacacgtttaagttggcgactcggcgagtccccgctgtctggtgaaaccctaattcaaagggtttgcaccctatttaaaccaaccttatgcgccccaagctcacccccttcaccctcagagccctctATATCGTTCTAACATCGTTCCTTGTGAGATCGAAGTGcttggtgtgatttcttgaagactttgagagagaaaggagagtagatcaagaggagaggaaggaggccagacatcttggtgttatttcagagatttccttgaggtataactcagtttccctctgttttcatgcttatagtcccttatagctccattaaagtccttcttgagccatttccaagcttgggtATGAAGTAGGGTCTGTGACAAGCTGATTAAcatttagatctaggcatgattgagctccaggagctcggatccATTGCCTTTAtgaagccatattgcatgaaagccctagatctatccttttagtgcattttgagccctaaaaccttcattggtgtttatttacacgtaaagttggaaactttacgtgttaatcaagccctaagaacccagatctacgtATGGAATGAGCTGGatccaagcaaaatcgagtatatagtagttGCAtgtggtagactcggcgagtcgagtcgcgagtccccgagttttcccctttttgTGCTTACTGAGTGGAGTCGTGagtcatggggggggggggggggtggctcagtgagtcggaagccagactcactcatggaggaactcggcgagtcaataccctgactcggcgagtccaaggcaatcttcttgcctcaagaacagactcggcgagttgttcatacaactcggcgagtctcagcatagaatgttcttcggatgaagatgaactcgacgagttgttcatacaactcggcgagtaggatgaaggactattggtcatcggtttagaaggaaaactcgtcgattcaatgcctaactcgacgagtagagacgggattatggtcaatcgaatggataaggactcggcgagtcgggtcaactggaagttgactttgactttgacttttggcttggttaggggtaaatggtcattttaccctgaggtcggttagcagtatttgactgagtgttttgtgggaattatagccggaggatttctggggcagcagcagcagaagacagtcagttcccacgcagatcagcaactactttgaggtgagttaccttctagtagcggtgggtctacggccacaatgctggcccaccagtaggagttgcatgttagatgattgtctctgtgatattcatctagggttgttactacctgtgatatgtttatgtgctagtatgatatgatgctatgtgctagtgacagtagggggaagatattccccagattaccggtcgatagggccgaaggggcggtcgtgccagccatgctagataaattatgtgatgtatgtgttatgtggtagtagtagggggtgaaatagtccccagcacccggtcgagaggaccgaaggggagaccaacacctagatatgctagttagtatccggtggagaggaccgaaggggaggccagctcccagatatgGTAGACAGTATCCGgatgagaggaccgaaggggtaggtcggacacctagatatgtctgacaatatatgtatgttatgtaattgtatggtatgtggtatgatggggggactcactaagcttcgtgcttacagttttcagttttggtttcaggtacctcttcttcgaaggggaaggagctggcgcagtagcgacacatcacatacatgcttgtattccgcactatgagatcttcttggggatttgtactctgacattattatgttttataaaatgggtTTCCAGACGCGCGATATCTATTATGAAATGACATGATCGGTGGATATTATAattctaatgttttgctaagtatatgttttaaaaatgaaatttttggctcgtattttttggtcgttacaggCTTCTCGTATTGTTGCAGATGTGGCATGTGTAGGCTCCCGTGCTGGTATCAGTCCTTCCGATCGAGTAAAATTGTATGGCCCCTAAACCAGTTCGATTCATCCGATTCAACATTAGGGCtcaaaataacaaaatttatAGACGAAAGATTACAAAATTGAAAGTAATTGTACATCGAAAGCACTCAATCTGTGGAATCGCGATTTCTTCCTTGAAACCTAATTCATAGATGTGTGAAATTAGTGACGTCATTCAATGATACATCAACCCTCCTACAAAATTCGGTAAATTTATGGTTAAATTTAACCACAAAGAGCATCGTTCTTAGTTATTATATCAAGAAATCCGAAATAGTTATACCATAATGAATGGGGTCAGGGATGAAAGCATGATCGAGTGTATGCATCTTCATCAATGGAGTCAAGTGAGGAGTATCTCcaaaatcataagcataaacaccTTTGGTCAATGAAGGGCAAGATGTAGGCTCGACAACTCTTATAACAAGGTTGATTTTTGCCTTTGAGTTTTTCCCGGATAAAATGGAAACAGAGCCTTGCAAAATTCGACCCACCACTCGTACAACCAATGATGACGTCAGGAGTCTCCCCTAAATCCTCCATCTGCTTAATACATTCTTCCccaataacataacaaaacatgATTCATAACACTTCCTAAACAATACATGGTATCTACATCAAGACCTGCAACTTCCATAGCCTCAGAAATGGTGATTCCCAAGCTCCCGATGTTTTCCATGGCCCTATTAAATGAGGTGGCAAGGAAGTTACCGGCTAACCCCTTTATTTCGtcaaaaaaggaacaaataaacccGACAAAAATAAGTTTGTTCCCTTAAAAGACATGAaaaaaactttatggacttaaAAGGTAAAATCGAAATACATAATAGGGTGGTTGCGTCATTTTTCCTTTATTTCTATATGGTATTGTTTTTATGTTTACATTCCCCATGGTGAAATAGGTTCTTAAAAACAGATTGTCTAGTGGTACTAATATTTCCCAATTAAACCACTTAGAAATGGTGTAGCTCAATGTTGTTTATTCAATGTTTTCATATTTAACATTTCCCACTAAGAAATGGGTCCTTAAAAATGCATTACACAACGATCCCATCATTTCTTAGTGGATTGAGGCCGAATGATGAGGGTGAGGGGTGGAAGCACGGTGGTCGGACTTGCACCCAGGAACACCACACTGGGTGTGGTTTAGGGTGAAGGATCGAAGGGTGCTGTAACCCCTCTTtgctcactctctctctctctatctctctctctctctctctctctctctctatatatatatatatatatatatatatatatatatatatatatatatatggtccgaGTAATATTTTTTTGAATTTAGCAACGATTATAAAAACATTAATTTTCACCTTTTTTAAACCCAACgatcatattatttatttttaatttatttttatcgttTTACAACCCTATAAATACCCAACTTATTCCACAATCAAAATCACACATTCTTCTATCATTCCTATATATTTCTAACAAAAATGAATCCCAACAACCCAACCCTAAAATCAGATAGAAGTAAATATTATGTTTTTAGTTCAACCACACCAACTAGAAACATTTTTTTCCTTCAATCTCTCGCTCCCGGTTTATCGTCCCCAACTTGATGCCCTCATTCAATCACCTCCACAATTTCAATATCTAAATGTTTGAAATACTATCCCATGCAAGTGCCAAATGTTAGTCCCAACATGTTCAACAACTTTGTCGTTTTTCCCAATCAACTTTCACCAAATCA
This window encodes:
- the LOC111876704 gene encoding uncharacterized protein LOC111876704, which translates into the protein MDKDNNIIFDGNSESRLYVGNLDMRITEGALIKMFSPFGKIVFEDFLWHTRGPKRGEPRGYAFVQFSTMEEAKLAKEKMHGKLACGRPLVVRLAKEKYLMEMAEKSGGSGSGSGSGSGSGSESNGLGNGSGQMARSAKIAAIKNKLKAMEESDHVTKRQKQK